In Arthrobacter sp. QXT-31, one genomic interval encodes:
- a CDS encoding sulfite exporter TauE/SafE family protein, with amino-acid sequence MVSGFESIQLATIVLIVVAGFSAGWVDAVVGGGGLLQLPALLLVPGITPVQALATNKMGSIFGTTTSAVTYYGRVRPDLRTAVPMAAIALAGSFGGALLATRLPAEVFKPIIVVALVAVALFTALKPDAGHLTELRHDGRTHYVVACAIGAVIGFYDGLIGPGTGSFLVIALVSAMGYAFLEASAKAKIVNMATNAGALIFFLPHGSLLWGVGLLLGAANMAGGYLGARTAVKQGSKFVRVVFLVVVFALIVKLAFDVWQENFA; translated from the coding sequence GTGGTTTCGGGGTTTGAGTCAATCCAGCTCGCCACTATCGTCCTGATAGTGGTGGCTGGCTTCTCAGCCGGCTGGGTGGATGCCGTGGTGGGCGGTGGCGGCCTGCTGCAGCTGCCGGCGCTGCTGCTGGTGCCGGGGATCACCCCGGTGCAGGCGCTGGCCACTAACAAGATGGGCTCCATCTTCGGCACCACCACGAGTGCCGTGACCTATTACGGGCGCGTCCGGCCGGATCTGAGGACGGCCGTGCCGATGGCAGCCATTGCGCTGGCGGGCAGCTTCGGCGGTGCACTGCTGGCCACCCGGCTGCCGGCGGAGGTGTTCAAACCGATCATTGTGGTGGCGCTGGTGGCCGTCGCGCTGTTCACGGCCCTCAAGCCCGACGCCGGACACCTCACCGAGCTCAGGCACGACGGACGCACCCACTATGTGGTGGCCTGTGCCATCGGTGCCGTCATCGGTTTCTACGACGGCCTGATCGGGCCAGGCACTGGTTCGTTCCTGGTGATCGCATTGGTTTCGGCGATGGGATACGCCTTCCTCGAGGCCAGCGCCAAGGCGAAGATCGTCAACATGGCCACGAACGCCGGGGCCCTCATTTTCTTCCTTCCGCACGGCTCGCTGCTGTGGGGCGTTGGCCTGCTGCTGGGCGCAGCGAACATGGCCGGCGGTTACCTCGGCGCACGCACCGCTGTAAAACAGGGGAGCAAATTCGTGCGCGTGGTCTTCCTGGTGGTGGTTTTCGCCCTGATCGTCAAGCTCGCCTTTGACGTCTGGCAGGAGAACTTCGCCTGA
- a CDS encoding proline--tRNA ligase produces the protein MVLRLSKLFLRTLREDPADAEVASHRLLVRAGYIRRAAPGIYTWLPLGLSVLRKVEQIIREEMAAIGAQEVHFPALLPKEPYEATNRWTEYGEGLFRLQDRKGGDYLLAPTHEEMFTLLVKDLYSSYKDLPLSIYQIQNKYRDEARPRAGLLRGREFIMKDSYSFDVDDAGLDAAYAAHREAYLKIFERLGLEVIPVTATAGAMGGSKSEEFLHPTEVGEDTFVRSAGGYAANVEAVTTVAPAEIDFTNAPAAVIRDTPNTPTIDTLVAASNELAPRSEADGGPWTAADTLKNVVLAVTLPTGERQIVVLGVPGDRGVDLKRVEANIGAYLPVAGEIAVEAAGEEDLARNPLIVRGYLGPGMSLDEPLLGLEGAAKLLYLVDPRVVSGTAWITGANMAGKHVYDLVAGRDFTWDGVIECTEVRAGDEAPDGSGPLEIARGIEMGHIFQLGRKYAEALELKVLDQNGKQVVVTMGSYGVGVTRAVAALAESNHDAKGLVWPRSVAPADVHVVAVGRGDEIFEAAEQLALELEGAGLEVIYDDRPKVSPGVKFGDAELVGVPTILAVGRGLADGVVEIKDRRSGEAENVAVDKAVDYVVNAVRSN, from the coding sequence GTGGTTCTTCGACTCTCCAAGCTTTTCCTGCGCACCCTGCGTGAAGACCCCGCCGATGCCGAGGTGGCCAGCCACCGGCTGCTCGTGCGCGCGGGATATATCCGCCGCGCGGCCCCGGGCATCTACACCTGGCTGCCGCTGGGGCTGAGCGTGCTGCGCAAGGTGGAACAGATCATCCGCGAAGAGATGGCCGCCATCGGCGCCCAGGAAGTCCACTTTCCTGCGCTGCTCCCGAAGGAGCCCTACGAGGCGACCAACCGCTGGACCGAATACGGCGAAGGGCTGTTCCGGCTTCAGGACCGCAAGGGCGGTGACTACCTGCTGGCACCGACGCACGAGGAAATGTTCACCCTGCTGGTCAAGGACCTGTACTCCTCGTACAAGGACCTGCCGCTGAGCATCTACCAGATCCAGAACAAGTACCGCGACGAGGCACGCCCGCGCGCCGGCCTGCTCCGCGGCCGCGAATTCATCATGAAGGATTCGTACTCGTTCGACGTCGACGACGCCGGGCTGGATGCCGCCTACGCCGCCCACCGTGAGGCCTACCTGAAGATCTTCGAACGGCTGGGCCTGGAAGTCATTCCCGTCACGGCCACGGCCGGCGCCATGGGCGGCTCCAAGAGCGAGGAATTCCTGCACCCCACGGAGGTCGGCGAGGACACTTTCGTTCGCTCCGCCGGCGGCTATGCCGCCAACGTCGAAGCAGTGACCACGGTGGCCCCCGCCGAGATCGACTTCACCAACGCCCCGGCCGCGGTGATCCGCGACACCCCGAACACCCCCACGATCGACACGCTCGTGGCGGCATCCAACGAGCTCGCGCCGCGCAGCGAGGCCGACGGCGGCCCCTGGACTGCCGCTGACACGCTCAAGAACGTGGTTCTCGCCGTTACGCTGCCCACCGGTGAGCGCCAGATCGTCGTCCTCGGTGTGCCGGGCGACCGGGGTGTGGACCTCAAGCGCGTCGAGGCCAACATCGGCGCCTACCTTCCGGTCGCCGGCGAAATTGCCGTGGAAGCCGCCGGTGAGGAGGATCTGGCCCGCAACCCGCTCATCGTTCGCGGCTACCTTGGCCCGGGCATGTCCCTGGACGAGCCGCTCCTTGGCCTGGAGGGCGCCGCCAAGCTCCTGTACCTGGTGGATCCGCGCGTCGTCAGCGGCACGGCCTGGATCACCGGCGCCAACATGGCTGGCAAGCATGTCTATGACCTTGTGGCGGGACGCGACTTCACCTGGGACGGGGTCATCGAGTGCACCGAAGTGCGCGCCGGTGACGAAGCCCCGGACGGCTCCGGACCGCTCGAGATCGCCCGCGGCATCGAGATGGGCCACATCTTCCAGCTGGGACGCAAGTACGCCGAAGCGCTGGAACTGAAGGTCCTGGACCAGAATGGCAAGCAGGTTGTGGTCACCATGGGTTCCTACGGCGTGGGTGTCACCCGCGCGGTGGCCGCGCTGGCGGAATCCAACCACGACGCCAAGGGCCTCGTCTGGCCCCGCTCCGTGGCTCCGGCGGACGTCCATGTCGTGGCGGTCGGCCGCGGTGACGAGATCTTCGAGGCCGCCGAGCAGCTCGCCCTCGAGCTCGAAGGCGCAGGCCTCGAGGTCATCTACGATGACCGGCCCAAGGTTTCCCCTGGAGTTAAGTTCGGCGACGCCGAGCTTGTCGGTGTGCCCACCATCCTGGCCGTCGGCCGCGGACTCGCGGACGGCGTCGTCGAAATCAAAGACCGCCGCAGCGGCGAGGCCGAAAACGTGGCCGTGGACAAGGCTGTTGACTACGTGGTCAACGCCGTCCGCAGCAACTGA
- a CDS encoding GNAT family N-acetyltransferase has translation MLSRVAPWLASHKDGAAPDGAAVRVLGVADTRQLRDLAGTDPVANVFILAHLESTDSAAPTPGGASVLGVFDDDALVGACWAGANLVPIQLDPELAGPVAAVAHRSGRRYASIFGPAGTVLALHRHLEELGHVAHEVRPDQPLMTITGAPAVEPNWELGFGQYADFDAILPACAAMFEEEVGYSPYLGGRDFYSRRVAGLIRQGHSLVHLKDGEVVFKAELGAVTSEVTQVQGVWMNPSHRGLGLSAGYMAAVVLLAQKLAPVTSLYVNDYNSRARATYERVGFRQVGTFATVLF, from the coding sequence ATGCTGTCAAGGGTAGCCCCGTGGTTAGCGTCTCATAAGGACGGCGCCGCCCCGGACGGTGCCGCCGTCCGGGTACTGGGTGTTGCGGACACCCGCCAATTGCGCGACCTGGCCGGGACGGATCCTGTTGCCAACGTGTTCATCCTGGCGCACCTGGAGTCGACGGACTCTGCCGCGCCCACCCCGGGCGGCGCCAGCGTCCTCGGCGTTTTCGACGACGACGCGCTGGTCGGCGCCTGCTGGGCAGGCGCCAACCTGGTCCCTATCCAGCTCGATCCGGAACTGGCCGGCCCGGTGGCTGCTGTAGCCCACCGCTCCGGGCGCCGGTACGCTTCGATCTTCGGACCGGCCGGCACGGTTCTTGCCCTGCACCGCCACCTCGAGGAGCTGGGCCACGTTGCCCATGAGGTCCGGCCCGACCAGCCGCTTATGACCATCACCGGTGCCCCGGCCGTTGAACCGAACTGGGAGCTGGGATTCGGGCAGTACGCAGATTTCGATGCCATCCTTCCCGCCTGTGCGGCAATGTTCGAGGAAGAGGTTGGCTATTCGCCGTACCTCGGCGGGCGCGACTTTTACAGCCGCCGCGTGGCAGGACTGATTCGCCAGGGCCACTCCCTGGTCCACCTCAAGGACGGCGAAGTGGTGTTCAAGGCGGAACTGGGCGCCGTCACCTCCGAGGTCACCCAGGTGCAGGGCGTATGGATGAATCCCAGCCACCGGGGACTCGGGCTCAGCGCCGGGTACATGGCGGCCGTGGTGCTGCTGGCCCAGAAACTGGCGCCGGTCACCAGCCTGTACGTCAACGACTACAACTCCCGGGCGCGGGCAACCTACGAACGTGTTGGCTTCCGGCAGGTGGGCACCTTCGCTACTGTCCTCTTCTAG
- the ispG gene encoding flavodoxin-dependent (E)-4-hydroxy-3-methylbut-2-enyl-diphosphate synthase, translated as MTSVSLGMPSAPPPVLAPRRKTRQIKVGSVGVGSDFPISVQSMTTTPTTDINATLQQIAELTASGCDIVRVACPSADDAEALPIIARKSQIPVIADIHFQPKYVFAAIEAGCAAVRVNPGNIRKFDDQVKEIAQAAKDHGTSIRIGVNAGSLEPGLLKKYGKATPEALVESAVWEASLFEEHGFHDFKISVKHNDPVVMVAAYEMLAEKGDWPLHLGVTEAGPAFQGTIKSATAFGALLSRGIGDTIRVSLSAPPVEEIKVGNQILQSLNLRPRKLEIVSCPSCGRAQVDVYTLAEQVTAGLEGMEIPLRVAVMGCVVNGPGEAREADLGVASGNGKGQIFVKGEVIKTVPESQIVETLIEEAMRIAEEMGEADGEDAVKGSPVVSVS; from the coding sequence GTGACCTCGGTCAGCCTGGGAATGCCGTCCGCACCACCGCCCGTTCTTGCTCCGCGCCGCAAGACACGCCAGATCAAAGTGGGCTCCGTCGGCGTCGGTTCCGATTTCCCCATCAGCGTGCAGTCGATGACCACCACGCCCACCACGGACATCAACGCCACGCTGCAGCAGATTGCCGAGCTGACCGCTTCCGGCTGCGACATCGTCCGAGTGGCCTGCCCCTCGGCCGATGACGCCGAGGCGCTTCCCATCATCGCCCGGAAGTCGCAGATCCCGGTCATCGCGGACATCCACTTCCAGCCGAAGTACGTCTTCGCGGCCATCGAGGCCGGCTGCGCGGCGGTGCGCGTGAACCCGGGCAACATCCGCAAGTTCGACGACCAGGTCAAGGAAATCGCCCAGGCGGCAAAGGACCACGGCACGTCCATCCGCATCGGCGTCAATGCCGGATCGCTGGAACCGGGCCTCTTGAAGAAGTACGGCAAAGCCACCCCGGAGGCCCTGGTCGAATCTGCGGTCTGGGAAGCCTCGCTGTTCGAGGAACACGGCTTCCACGACTTCAAGATCTCCGTCAAGCACAATGACCCGGTGGTCATGGTGGCGGCCTACGAAATGCTCGCCGAAAAGGGTGACTGGCCGCTGCACCTGGGCGTGACCGAAGCCGGACCGGCCTTCCAGGGAACCATCAAGTCGGCCACGGCCTTCGGTGCCCTGCTCTCGCGCGGCATCGGAGACACCATCCGCGTGTCCCTGTCCGCTCCTCCCGTCGAGGAAATCAAGGTGGGCAACCAGATCCTGCAGTCGCTGAACCTGCGCCCGCGCAAGCTGGAAATCGTCTCCTGCCCGTCCTGCGGCCGTGCCCAGGTGGATGTCTACACCCTCGCCGAGCAGGTCACCGCCGGCCTCGAGGGCATGGAGATCCCGCTGCGCGTGGCCGTCATGGGCTGCGTCGTCAACGGTCCGGGCGAAGCGCGGGAGGCCGACCTCGGCGTCGCCTCCGGCAACGGCAAGGGCCAGATATTTGTGAAGGGCGAGGTCATCAAGACTGTCCCCGAGAGCCAGATTGTTGAGACACTGATCGAAGAGGCCATGCGTATCGCGGAAGAGATGGGGGAGGCCGATGGCGAAGATGCTGTCAAGGGTAGCCCCGTGGTTAGCGTCTCATAA
- a CDS encoding YciI family protein, with the protein MTVFAVEYVYDAESSETRAASRPAHREWTAGLAQDGTLLASGPYGDGAGALLIFKAADEAALNEVLRQDPFAAAGVISGTRTTEWVPVTGLLAEHAA; encoded by the coding sequence ATGACTGTTTTTGCTGTTGAGTACGTATACGACGCCGAGTCCTCCGAAACGCGCGCGGCCAGCCGCCCCGCCCACCGCGAATGGACCGCAGGACTGGCGCAGGATGGCACGCTTCTTGCCAGCGGACCTTACGGCGACGGCGCGGGCGCCCTGCTCATCTTCAAGGCAGCCGACGAAGCTGCCCTCAACGAGGTCCTGCGGCAGGACCCCTTCGCCGCTGCGGGCGTCATTTCCGGCACGCGAACCACCGAATGGGTCCCTGTGACCGGCCTCCTGGCTGAGCACGCCGCCTAG